From Verrucomicrobiota bacterium, a single genomic window includes:
- a CDS encoding glutathione S-transferase — translation MIELVQFPWSPYCIVQRRILEFAGVRFQIVNIPNGDRSLVWRLTRRRYYGVPIIKDGRTVVFETDEDSQVIAKYLDAKLQLGLFPRELDGVQSILWRGIENEIEGVGFKLNDIYWKEMVPASDQLRFLRHKERKFGRGCLDEWRRQQRQLLAELRQRLVPYEQMLLGKDFLLGHQPRFVDFDLFGMLANFLYTGHYKLPAVHTRLKSWYGAMARIKSADAK, via the coding sequence ATGATTGAACTCGTTCAGTTTCCCTGGAGTCCCTACTGCATCGTTCAAAGGCGCATCCTGGAGTTTGCCGGGGTTCGTTTCCAGATCGTCAACATCCCCAATGGCGATCGCTCGCTGGTCTGGCGTCTGACCCGTCGGCGTTACTACGGCGTGCCGATCATCAAAGATGGGCGCACGGTGGTGTTTGAAACCGACGAAGACTCGCAGGTCATCGCCAAGTATCTCGATGCCAAGCTGCAACTGGGCCTGTTCCCGAGGGAACTGGACGGGGTGCAGTCCATTCTCTGGCGCGGCATCGAAAACGAGATCGAAGGGGTCGGCTTCAAACTCAACGACATTTATTGGAAGGAAATGGTGCCGGCATCCGACCAGCTTCGATTCCTGCGCCACAAGGAACGCAAGTTCGGTCGCGGCTGCCTGGACGAATGGCGGCGGCAGCAGCGGCAACTCCTGGCCGAACTGAGGCAGCGGCTCGTTCCGTATGAACAGATGCTCCTGGGCAAGGATTTTCTGCTCGGTCACCAGCCACGGTTTGTCGATTTCGATTTGTTCGGCATGTTGGCAAACTTTCTCTACACCGGTCATTACAAACTGCCGGCCGTTCACACCCGGCTCAAATCGTGGTACGGCGCCATGGCCCGGATCAAATCCGCAGACGCGAAGTGA